The following are from one region of the Trichocoleus sp. genome:
- a CDS encoding SBBP repeat-containing protein — translation MAADRLGNSLQSAKKLGTLSSNPVTIRDAVGRIDRTDVCRFNVSQRSSLNVQLSNLRKGTAIGFDVFTVKNARGKAWRKILRTDLSQLRPKDWRSHFNLLTRSTLTQPSKPITLTLPAGEYYLRISSRKGTTPYTLVTAAETILPPTPSEPATPGVPVKLSRSWIRQLGTSANDYAYGISVQGFSDAAQTIEIAGSTEGSLSGTNAGDRDSYAAQYTSAGTLQWTRQFGKSGLDTAADIRTDSQGNYYVAGVDIVPGTAPNPNGYLAKFSSDGTELWRQVINTTVPVFVLLGRITLNAADAVSSLAIDAANNIYITGFVGGIPDLVLGITRPSKTFVAKYGSDGTQKWFTELDLPGSSGGTDLALDSQGNVYLTGITNGVLTADSSNPFADGDIFVAKFSTDGTQLWNQSIAAAGRNYARGLALDSSGNVYIMGETIGALPGQTSAGGTDAFLAKYDNSGTAQWLKQFGTPQLDEGQAIAVDRLNRIYVTGETAGSLFGNAALGQSDAFLAVFDPVGNVLGSTQVGTAQNDETYGIAVANPANPTLPNQPYTVYLTGQTQGTFPDAATTSQGNYDTWLAQYSVTQA, via the coding sequence ATGGCAGCCGATCGCCTAGGAAATAGTCTTCAGTCTGCAAAAAAATTAGGCACTCTCTCTTCTAATCCAGTGACAATCCGAGATGCGGTTGGACGTATCGACCGAACAGATGTTTGTCGCTTTAATGTGAGCCAACGCAGCAGCTTGAATGTACAGTTGTCTAATTTGCGGAAGGGTACTGCGATCGGATTTGATGTCTTCACTGTAAAAAACGCCAGAGGGAAGGCTTGGCGCAAAATTCTCCGGACAGACCTTAGTCAGTTGAGACCCAAAGACTGGCGGAGCCACTTTAACTTACTGACTCGCTCAACGCTCACCCAACCCAGCAAACCGATTACGCTAACGCTGCCAGCAGGAGAATATTACCTGAGGATCTCCAGTCGCAAGGGGACGACGCCCTATACGCTTGTTACTGCTGCTGAGACCATACTGCCTCCAACCCCTAGCGAACCAGCAACCCCCGGAGTGCCCGTTAAGCTTAGCCGCTCCTGGATCAGACAGCTCGGGACGAGTGCCAATGACTACGCTTATGGAATTAGCGTTCAGGGGTTCAGCGATGCTGCCCAAACGATCGAGATAGCAGGTTCAACAGAAGGTAGCCTTAGCGGTACGAATGCGGGCGATCGAGACAGTTACGCTGCTCAATATACCTCGGCTGGAACTCTGCAATGGACGAGGCAGTTCGGCAAATCTGGCTTAGATACTGCTGCTGACATTAGAACCGACAGCCAGGGCAATTACTACGTCGCGGGCGTCGATATTGTGCCGGGAACTGCTCCCAACCCCAATGGCTACCTCGCCAAATTTAGCAGCGACGGTACAGAACTTTGGCGACAGGTAATTAATACAACCGTTCCTGTGTTTGTGCTACTTGGTCGTATCACGCTGAATGCGGCTGATGCGGTTTCCAGCTTGGCGATCGATGCAGCAAACAACATATACATTACGGGCTTCGTAGGAGGTATTCCTGATCTGGTTCTAGGCATCACTCGTCCCAGTAAAACGTTTGTCGCAAAATACGGCAGCGACGGTACACAAAAATGGTTTACCGAATTAGATCTGCCAGGATCTTCTGGTGGAACCGATTTAGCGCTTGATAGCCAGGGCAATGTTTACCTGACTGGAATCACGAATGGTGTGCTAACAGCCGATTCAAGCAATCCCTTTGCAGATGGCGATATCTTTGTTGCCAAGTTCAGCACAGATGGAACGCAACTCTGGAACCAATCGATCGCCGCTGCGGGTAGAAACTATGCGCGAGGACTGGCATTAGATAGTTCTGGAAATGTTTATATCATGGGCGAAACGATCGGCGCACTTCCCGGACAAACCAGTGCAGGCGGCACAGATGCTTTTTTAGCCAAATATGACAATAGCGGCACAGCCCAATGGCTCAAACAGTTTGGTACGCCCCAACTTGATGAAGGGCAAGCCATTGCAGTCGATCGTCTGAATCGGATTTATGTCACTGGAGAAACCGCAGGATCCCTGTTCGGGAATGCGGCACTTGGACAATCCGATGCATTTCTGGCAGTCTTTGATCCGGTTGGTAATGTGCTTGGCAGCACCCAAGTCGGCACTGCTCAAAACGACGAAACCTATGGCATCGCAGTTGCGAATCCTGCCAATCCGACTTTGCCTAACCAACCCTATACCGTTTATCTAACCGGACAAACGCAAGGCACCTTCCCCGACGCAGCAACGACCAGCCAAGGCAACTACGATACCTGGCTTGCTCAATACAGCGTCACCCAAGCCTAG
- a CDS encoding DUF6464 family protein, translating to MIVTLFILVIGLAPPLFSVWILRRADARAQERLRLAIDSVSTRGLPRMGLSPEHHYVEGIGYMIGDLTCRFNARSSYIRCAINPMGPCQGCSQYQERDLPNP from the coding sequence GTGATTGTTACGCTCTTCATTCTTGTGATTGGTTTAGCGCCGCCTCTCTTTTCTGTCTGGATTTTGCGACGAGCCGATGCCCGTGCCCAAGAACGATTGCGACTGGCGATCGATTCGGTTTCCACCAGAGGATTGCCCAGGATGGGGTTATCTCCTGAGCATCACTATGTTGAGGGTATTGGCTATATGATTGGCGACCTCACCTGTCGATTTAATGCGCGATCGAGCTATATCCGCTGTGCGATTAACCCAATGGGTCCCTGTCAGGGTTGTTCTCAATATCAAGAGCGAGATTTGCCCAACCCCTAG
- the murG gene encoding undecaprenyldiphospho-muramoylpentapeptide beta-N-acetylglucosaminyltransferase: MSSATPDSQNRSQNTAYRNTPKAKKLLVAASGTGGHLFPAIATAAQLSDYDIEWLGVPDRLETQLVPDCYRLHTIEVEGFQQRLSLKTIQIFLRLVTSIWQVRKLLQVGQFEAVLTTGGYIAAPAVVAARSLGLPVVFHESNALPGKVTRWLSRWCSVVALGFAEAAQYLPGARTIPVGTPVRPQFLANVPATPPGLPIPDDVPLIVVVGGSQGAVAVNRLIRQSAPGWLEAGVWIVHLTGDNDPDAKSFSHPHYFPLPFYDEMAALLHRATLAISRSGAGTLTELAITHTPSLLIPYPFAAEDHQTFNAKVFASAGAAQLYSQTDLTPELLQNTVLDLLKSPEELAKMANAAEKLAIPDSADRLAQLIDQLIP; encoded by the coding sequence GTGAGTTCTGCAACACCCGATTCTCAGAATCGTTCTCAAAATACTGCTTACCGTAATACTCCAAAAGCAAAGAAACTCCTGGTTGCTGCCAGTGGTACAGGAGGGCATTTATTTCCGGCAATTGCAACTGCTGCCCAACTATCCGACTACGACATTGAATGGTTAGGTGTGCCCGATCGCCTGGAGACTCAACTCGTTCCGGATTGTTATCGGCTACATACAATCGAGGTTGAGGGGTTTCAGCAGCGGTTAAGCCTCAAAACGATTCAGATTTTTCTGCGGCTGGTGACATCGATCTGGCAAGTCCGAAAGCTGCTGCAAGTGGGTCAGTTTGAGGCAGTCTTGACAACTGGAGGATATATTGCGGCTCCGGCAGTGGTGGCAGCTCGATCGCTGGGCTTACCTGTGGTCTTTCACGAATCAAATGCCCTACCGGGAAAGGTAACTCGCTGGCTCAGTCGGTGGTGTAGTGTGGTGGCGCTGGGGTTTGCAGAAGCAGCCCAATATTTACCGGGAGCTCGAACGATTCCAGTCGGTACACCTGTGCGTCCACAGTTTTTGGCGAATGTCCCCGCTACGCCGCCTGGTTTGCCAATTCCGGACGATGTGCCTCTGATTGTTGTCGTGGGAGGCAGTCAAGGCGCGGTTGCAGTCAATCGTCTGATTCGGCAATCTGCTCCGGGTTGGCTAGAAGCAGGAGTCTGGATTGTGCATCTCACGGGAGACAATGACCCCGATGCAAAAAGCTTTAGCCATCCGCATTATTTCCCGTTGCCCTTCTATGACGAAATGGCGGCTCTGCTGCATCGAGCGACGCTAGCAATTAGTCGATCGGGTGCCGGAACCTTAACAGAACTCGCAATCACGCACACCCCCTCGCTTCTCATTCCCTACCCCTTTGCGGCAGAAGACCATCAAACCTTTAATGCCAAAGTATTTGCCAGCGCAGGCGCAGCTCAGCTTTATTCGCAGACAGACCTCACCCCAGAACTGCTCCAAAATACGGTTCTTGATCTCCTGAAATCTCCAGAAGAGCTTGCAAAGATGGCAAATGCTGCTGAAAAGCTGGCAATCCCAGACAGTGCCGATCGCCTCGCCCAGTTGATCGATCAACTCATCCCCTAA
- a CDS encoding CAP domain-containing protein, with the protein MPKNLSGNQLSQANSISGTTSFSDRVSRQNPVDLYSFNLSEASGFNLRFRSSGRGANLKLIQDRNQNSLVDAGEVLQSTTMRPQERAVNVSQLDPGTYFLQVSTTAKGNNNYRLSLTSTPSGASTQLQANAESSPSMIDQVVLLTNNFRRQNGLLPLTVNPLLNAAAQSQSQNMALQDYFDHTAPDGSTPGQRVTAAGYRWSRVAENIGAGYSTADAVVEGWINSPGHRANMLDPNVTEIGIGYYFLPNDTGNQNWNYYWTQEFGKQM; encoded by the coding sequence ATGCCTAAGAATCTGTCTGGCAATCAATTAAGCCAAGCAAATTCGATTTCAGGCACAACAAGCTTTAGCGATCGAGTCAGTCGGCAAAATCCGGTTGATCTCTATAGTTTCAATCTCTCGGAAGCAAGTGGCTTCAACCTTCGATTTAGAAGTTCTGGTCGGGGAGCCAACTTGAAATTGATTCAAGATCGCAATCAAAATAGCTTAGTTGATGCAGGGGAGGTGCTGCAATCTACCACGATGCGTCCTCAAGAGAGGGCAGTGAATGTCTCTCAATTAGACCCAGGAACTTACTTTCTTCAGGTTTCAACGACTGCTAAAGGTAACAATAACTATCGATTGAGCCTCACCTCGACTCCCTCAGGAGCTTCAACCCAACTGCAAGCCAATGCAGAAAGCTCTCCGAGCATGATTGATCAAGTCGTCTTGCTCACGAACAACTTCCGTCGTCAAAATGGACTGCTACCCCTGACGGTCAATCCGCTCTTGAATGCGGCAGCCCAATCTCAAAGCCAGAATATGGCACTGCAAGACTATTTTGATCACACTGCACCGGACGGCTCAACACCAGGGCAAAGGGTCACTGCAGCAGGCTATCGCTGGTCACGAGTTGCTGAAAATATTGGGGCAGGCTACAGCACAGCGGACGCAGTCGTGGAAGGTTGGATTAACAGCCCCGGACATCGTGCCAATATGCTCGATCCCAATGTGACTGAAATCGGCATTGGCTACTACTTCTTGCCAAACGATACCGGAAACCAGAACTGGAACTACTACTGGACTCAGGAATTTGGGAAGCAAATGTAG
- a CDS encoding SRPBCC family protein, whose protein sequence is MADWLEHTVQTEINVPMEFVWHLWSDLEQMPSWMKWIESVKVVEDDPALARWTLAAGRFEFSWLSRNLKVIPNQIIQWESIDGLPNRGAIRFYDRGDHSIIKLTIAYGIPGVIGKLMDNLFLGRVVESTLQADLERFREYALQKYQEQ, encoded by the coding sequence ATGGCAGATTGGCTTGAACATACTGTGCAGACTGAGATCAACGTACCTATGGAGTTTGTCTGGCATCTCTGGTCTGATTTGGAGCAAATGCCAAGTTGGATGAAGTGGATTGAGTCTGTCAAAGTGGTGGAAGATGATCCGGCTCTGGCGCGGTGGACATTAGCAGCAGGACGGTTCGAGTTTAGCTGGCTCTCTCGCAACCTCAAAGTTATCCCAAATCAAATTATCCAGTGGGAATCGATCGATGGTCTCCCCAACCGGGGCGCAATCCGCTTTTACGATCGGGGAGATCACAGCATTATTAAGCTCACCATCGCTTATGGTATTCCTGGCGTAATCGGGAAACTCATGGACAATCTGTTTTTGGGTCGAGTCGTGGAGTCAACCCTGCAAGCAGACTTGGAGCGATTCCGAGAATACGCGCTGCAAAAGTATCAGGAGCAGTAA
- the hpxZ gene encoding oxalurate catabolism protein HpxZ has product MEINLPEVVAEVKQAFNCYEQALVNNDIAVLDRLFWQSPHTIRYGVTENLYGYDAIAQFRSSRPVVDLKRDLLNTVITTYGRDFATANTEFRRQNSGKTGRQSQTWLRTEAGWRVVSAHVSLLDNG; this is encoded by the coding sequence ATGGAAATTAATTTGCCTGAAGTGGTTGCTGAAGTAAAGCAGGCATTCAATTGCTATGAGCAAGCCCTCGTTAATAACGATATTGCTGTACTCGATCGACTTTTTTGGCAGAGCCCACACACCATTCGCTATGGCGTAACTGAGAACCTGTACGGCTATGACGCGATCGCGCAGTTCCGCAGCAGTCGTCCGGTGGTTGACCTGAAGCGAGACTTGCTGAACACGGTGATCACCACTTATGGTCGAGATTTTGCTACAGCAAACACCGAATTTCGCCGCCAGAATTCTGGCAAAACTGGACGGCAGAGCCAAACCTGGCTGAGAACAGAGGCTGGGTGGCGAGTAGTGAGTGCTCATGTGTCGCTTTTGGATAATGGCTGA
- a CDS encoding DUF1997 domain-containing protein: MQANSAEHFPMDAASPILGATAGQVDGISLADPQAKETTQQTAEPTSFHGTFSSYMEMYAEASKVAHYLDAHRSWFPRCAHPMQSEPIGENGYALTVGKFGSFGYEVEPKVGLDLLPQYEGIYRIETIPVPGYEPPGYEVDFQAAMQLVEADPEPALFSAQNQKLLPPKMTRVEWELDLKVTVQFPRFIHALPTSMVQTTGDRLLNQIVRQVSRCLTHKVQEDFHQAIGVPFPKKRRKAL; the protein is encoded by the coding sequence ATGCAGGCAAATTCAGCAGAACATTTCCCCATGGATGCCGCATCCCCAATTTTGGGAGCCACTGCCGGACAAGTTGATGGCATTTCTCTGGCTGACCCTCAAGCTAAAGAAACAACTCAGCAGACAGCAGAACCAACCTCCTTTCATGGCACATTTTCTAGCTATATGGAAATGTATGCTGAGGCAAGCAAGGTTGCTCACTATCTAGACGCGCATCGCTCCTGGTTTCCCCGCTGTGCCCATCCAATGCAATCTGAACCAATTGGCGAAAACGGCTACGCGCTAACCGTGGGTAAGTTTGGTTCGTTTGGCTATGAGGTGGAACCCAAAGTCGGGCTAGATCTGCTGCCGCAGTATGAAGGCATCTATCGGATCGAGACGATTCCTGTCCCCGGCTATGAGCCTCCCGGTTATGAGGTAGACTTTCAAGCAGCGATGCAACTGGTGGAGGCTGATCCTGAACCTGCTCTCTTTTCCGCTCAAAATCAAAAACTTCTGCCGCCCAAGATGACGCGCGTTGAGTGGGAACTCGACCTCAAGGTGACAGTCCAGTTTCCCCGCTTTATCCATGCCTTGCCCACCTCAATGGTTCAAACAACGGGCGATCGGCTCCTCAATCAAATCGTGCGACAGGTTTCGCGCTGCCTAACTCACAAGGTTCAAGAAGATTTTCATCAGGCGATCGGTGTTCCCTTCCCTAAGAAGCGACGAAAAGCACTGTAA
- the miaE gene encoding tRNA isopentenyl-2-thiomethyl-A-37 hydroxylase MiaE, giving the protein MTASTLPTIKFLQQPTSSAWVTQAIDHLDIILLDHSQCERKAAGVALNFMFRYPSSKKLVRTLTGIAQEELEHFEQVNQWLDRRGIALAPLTPPPYGAGLKAQIRKEEPDRMLDSLLVAGLIEARSHERLGLLATHCPEPELAQFYRGLMASEARHYGIYWTLATTYFDREIVNPRLEALAAAESELLATLHPEPRIHS; this is encoded by the coding sequence GTGACTGCTTCGACGCTGCCGACGATTAAATTTCTTCAACAACCCACTTCCTCTGCTTGGGTCACGCAAGCGATCGACCATCTCGACATCATTTTGCTGGATCACTCACAGTGTGAGCGGAAAGCGGCAGGTGTAGCGTTGAATTTCATGTTTCGCTATCCGTCGAGTAAAAAGCTAGTGCGGACATTGACCGGAATTGCCCAGGAAGAATTAGAGCATTTTGAGCAGGTGAATCAGTGGTTGGATCGGCGCGGTATTGCCCTGGCTCCGCTGACTCCGCCGCCCTATGGTGCTGGCTTAAAGGCACAGATTCGGAAAGAAGAACCCGATCGCATGTTGGATTCGCTGCTGGTGGCAGGCTTGATCGAGGCACGCAGCCATGAGCGATTGGGGCTATTAGCAACACATTGTCCGGAACCGGAACTGGCGCAGTTTTACCGGGGACTGATGGCATCAGAAGCGCGACACTACGGTATTTACTGGACACTGGCAACGACCTATTTCGATCGCGAAATCGTCAATCCGCGACTTGAAGCACTGGCAGCCGCCGAAAGCGAACTTTTGGCAACATTGCACCCAGAACCTCGAATTCACAGTTAG
- a CDS encoding SDR family oxidoreductase encodes MKAFVAGATGETGRRIVQELVQRNIPVRALVRDLEKAKAILPTEAECVVGDVLQVESLAAAIGDCTVILSATGAAPSFDPTGPYKVDYEGTKNLVDAGKQKGIQQFVMVSSLCTSQLFHPLNLFWLILVWKKRAEEYLQQSGLTYTIVRPGGLKNEDNRDAIVMSKADTLFDGSIPRTKVAQVCVEALSQPEAKNKIVEIVAKPDAPAQAFDAMFASVA; translated from the coding sequence ATGAAAGCATTTGTAGCAGGGGCTACCGGGGAAACCGGACGACGGATTGTGCAAGAACTGGTGCAGCGAAATATTCCGGTACGAGCACTTGTTCGTGATTTAGAGAAGGCAAAAGCAATCCTCCCAACTGAGGCAGAATGTGTTGTGGGTGATGTGTTGCAGGTCGAGAGCCTGGCAGCAGCGATCGGAGATTGCACGGTGATTTTATCGGCAACGGGAGCCGCGCCTAGCTTCGATCCCACAGGTCCTTATAAAGTGGACTATGAGGGCACCAAAAATTTGGTAGACGCAGGAAAGCAAAAGGGCATTCAGCAATTTGTGATGGTGTCTTCGCTCTGCACATCCCAACTGTTTCATCCGCTGAATCTGTTCTGGCTAATCTTGGTCTGGAAGAAGCGGGCAGAAGAGTATTTGCAGCAGAGTGGCTTAACCTACACGATCGTTCGTCCTGGTGGCTTGAAGAACGAAGACAACCGCGATGCGATCGTCATGTCTAAAGCAGATACTCTGTTTGATGGCAGCATTCCTCGAACCAAAGTGGCGCAAGTTTGCGTTGAGGCTCTGTCTCAGCCAGAAGCAAAAAATAAGATTGTTGAGATTGTAGCGAAGCCCGATGCTCCAGCTCAGGCGTTTGACGCTATGTTTGCAAGTGTGGCTTAG
- a CDS encoding VOC family protein has translation MNFQRFEHINLSCRDLKATQQFYQTLFPNWFVRAEGEGWVHFGDRQFYLSLFEEPSHTVRDYEPYASIGVNHVGFVIQDGSAMQAALDAAGISYELMNDAPETKFRAYLNDPDGNEIELIEYEPAYAMR, from the coding sequence ATGAACTTCCAGCGTTTTGAGCATATCAATCTTTCCTGTCGTGACTTGAAAGCGACTCAGCAGTTCTATCAGACCCTTTTCCCCAATTGGTTTGTCCGCGCAGAAGGAGAAGGCTGGGTACATTTTGGCGATCGGCAGTTTTACTTATCGCTGTTTGAAGAACCTTCGCATACTGTTCGAGACTATGAGCCTTATGCCAGTATTGGCGTAAATCATGTTGGGTTTGTCATTCAAGACGGAAGCGCAATGCAGGCAGCTCTAGACGCAGCAGGCATTTCCTATGAATTAATGAACGACGCACCTGAAACCAAGTTTCGTGCCTATCTGAATGATCCAGATGGCAACGAGATTGAACTGATCGAATATGAACCCGCCTACGCTATGCGGTAA
- a CDS encoding nuclear transport factor 2 family protein: MPSTAPLHSSQYRYRLSQIMRRSLTLVPCVLLGLTIVWAEGAVAQTPQATPTQSPSTQAPAVNSAPPELTQALAQIDAAASQHDLATVMRFYSPSFTNSDGLTYATLESMLSDLWKNYPNLTYQTTLNSWQPEGNAIIAETTTTITGTQTNDGRAVNLNAKITARQRFEAQKIVQQEILSETSQTTSGEKPPSVEVNLPEQVTIGQTFDFDAIVAEPLGNRLLLGAAQEETIDSRNVLQTAPIEFELLSAGGLFKQGRAPRAPGNRWISGILVREDGITTVSQRVQVVPR, translated from the coding sequence ATGCCTTCCACTGCCCCCTTGCACTCCTCCCAATACCGTTATCGTCTTTCTCAGATCATGCGCCGATCGCTGACGCTGGTTCCCTGCGTTCTCCTGGGGTTGACGATCGTTTGGGCTGAGGGTGCAGTTGCTCAAACGCCTCAAGCAACCCCAACCCAATCTCCTTCAACTCAAGCACCAGCTGTAAATTCGGCTCCACCAGAACTGACCCAGGCACTTGCCCAAATTGATGCAGCTGCGAGTCAGCATGATTTGGCGACCGTCATGCGCTTCTACAGCCCCAGCTTCACCAACTCAGACGGTTTGACCTACGCCACGCTTGAATCCATGCTCAGCGATCTTTGGAAGAACTATCCTAACCTGACCTATCAAACCACATTGAATTCCTGGCAGCCTGAGGGCAACGCCATCATTGCGGAAACCACAACCACGATTACGGGCACCCAAACCAATGATGGGAGAGCTGTAAACCTCAACGCCAAGATCACGGCTCGACAGCGATTTGAAGCTCAAAAAATTGTTCAGCAAGAGATTCTCTCAGAAACCAGTCAAACCACTTCAGGCGAGAAGCCACCCAGCGTCGAAGTCAACCTCCCAGAGCAAGTGACGATCGGACAAACGTTTGATTTTGATGCGATCGTTGCAGAACCCCTTGGAAATCGGCTGTTGCTTGGTGCAGCCCAGGAAGAAACGATCGACAGCAGAAATGTGCTCCAAACTGCACCGATCGAGTTTGAACTTCTCTCAGCCGGAGGGCTATTCAAACAAGGACGTGCCCCCCGTGCTCCGGGCAACCGATGGATATCCGGAATTCTGGTGCGCGAAGATGGCATTACGACTGTCTCTCAGAGAGTACAGGTTGTTCCTCGCTAA
- a CDS encoding peptidoglycan-binding protein: MNRSQNYRVTPNSLMAAEPVLCAGDKGEAVKELQTLLNAKGASLKVDGLFGTATLNALIHFQQNQDLEVDGIVDLLTWTELRRKQPPIRLVNVCRYYNPTSYPHQTAALEWLQGQLPPEILSEFTKRWRNQP, encoded by the coding sequence ATGAACAGGTCACAGAACTATCGTGTCACTCCAAATTCCCTCATGGCAGCCGAGCCGGTGTTGTGTGCAGGCGATAAGGGTGAAGCTGTCAAAGAACTGCAAACGCTGCTTAATGCAAAAGGTGCATCGCTCAAAGTAGATGGCTTATTTGGCACAGCAACGCTCAATGCGCTCATCCATTTTCAACAAAATCAGGATCTTGAAGTAGATGGAATTGTGGACTTACTGACCTGGACAGAACTGCGACGCAAACAGCCCCCCATTCGACTTGTGAATGTTTGTCGTTACTATAATCCCACCAGTTATCCACATCAAACCGCTGCTCTAGAATGGCTGCAAGGCCAACTGCCTCCAGAGATTCTGAGTGAGTTTACAAAGCGATGGCGGAATCAGCCCTAG
- the hpsU gene encoding hormogonium polysaccharide biosynthesis acetyltransferase HpsU — MTATPDPQLRPDAYHRFAAPLVNLQTYDQSSFDRGRPGWIILLWWFLQGIIFPLTLHSAHAPRVALLRLFGAKVGRRVMIRPTARFTYPWKISIGDDSWIGDDVVLYSLDRIEIGSHCVVSQRSYLCTGSHDIHDPSFGLKTAPIVIGNGAWLAIDCWIAPGVQVGANAVIGARSSVFRDMPAQFVCWGTPCRPHYLREMK; from the coding sequence ATGACAGCTACTCCCGATCCTCAACTCCGACCTGATGCTTATCACCGATTCGCCGCTCCGCTGGTCAATCTCCAAACCTACGATCAATCCTCTTTCGATCGGGGTCGTCCAGGTTGGATCATTCTGCTCTGGTGGTTTTTGCAGGGGATCATTTTTCCGCTGACGCTGCATTCGGCTCATGCGCCTAGAGTCGCTTTGCTGCGATTATTTGGGGCGAAGGTGGGGCGACGGGTAATGATTCGTCCAACAGCTCGATTTACCTATCCCTGGAAGATTTCGATTGGCGACGATAGCTGGATTGGGGATGATGTCGTGCTGTATAGCCTCGATCGCATTGAGATTGGGAGCCATTGTGTGGTCTCACAGCGCAGCTATCTCTGTACGGGCAGTCATGATATTCACGATCCCAGTTTTGGGCTAAAGACCGCGCCGATTGTGATTGGGAATGGGGCTTGGTTGGCGATCGACTGTTGGATTGCACCAGGGGTACAGGTGGGCGCGAATGCCGTGATTGGGGCAAGAAGTAGCGTATTTCGGGATATGCCAGCCCAATTTGTTTGCTGGGGAACGCCCTGCCGTCCTCATTATTTGCGCGAGATGAAATGA